The Aerosakkonema funiforme FACHB-1375 genome has a segment encoding these proteins:
- a CDS encoding DNA sulfur modification protein DndB — MPEINTSRPDPDPKEQIAQVFEGLFAKHHRNKCYPGLVFEQGKRKMVQINVPAHDLPTLLQAKPSTDNNPDSGKNRPEVKGHTQEIKDYILKRARKGKPWILGTLTANVARNEIDIIELGRGICLVVIPRGVKLDITDGQHRKRAIHELMEGQEAKYIADNDFPITLVLEGDFNQCQTDFRDMAQTEKLHKSLLLSFGEFEGRVGITKNLLERVGMFQGKTEKIKASPDTKKRLIYTTNYIARFVSCALGDDPNNELKDYDVDDTSEALVICLNQFFSECRDTRDIFETNVQELTVEEVAAFKENCILGWSVGLEILGRLLYCIYDKENNYFIDEKTSEIAQLDWAKKSHLWNGNVVLYNPNSENKNKSYKITANASGIRIAVNTAKAHLGWI, encoded by the coding sequence ATGCCAGAAATCAACACCTCCCGGCCCGATCCAGATCCGAAAGAGCAAATAGCTCAGGTGTTTGAGGGCCTTTTTGCCAAGCATCACCGTAATAAATGTTACCCTGGGTTAGTTTTCGAGCAGGGAAAGCGGAAAATGGTGCAAATCAATGTCCCTGCTCATGACTTACCTACCCTTCTGCAAGCAAAACCATCCACAGACAACAATCCGGATTCCGGTAAAAATCGGCCAGAAGTTAAAGGTCATACCCAAGAAATTAAAGACTATATTCTTAAACGGGCTAGAAAAGGGAAACCCTGGATTCTGGGAACACTGACGGCGAATGTTGCTCGAAATGAGATAGATATAATCGAACTGGGGAGGGGAATTTGTCTAGTAGTTATTCCCCGTGGCGTTAAATTAGATATTACAGATGGACAGCATCGCAAGCGTGCTATCCACGAATTGATGGAAGGTCAGGAAGCAAAATATATTGCTGATAATGATTTCCCGATAACCCTGGTTTTAGAGGGAGATTTTAACCAGTGCCAAACAGACTTCCGAGATATGGCTCAGACAGAAAAATTGCATAAATCCTTGCTTTTATCCTTCGGTGAATTTGAAGGTCGGGTTGGCATTACAAAAAACCTACTTGAACGAGTAGGAATGTTTCAGGGTAAAACAGAAAAAATTAAAGCTTCTCCAGATACCAAAAAGAGGCTGATTTATACAACTAATTACATAGCTAGATTTGTGAGTTGTGCTTTGGGTGACGACCCAAATAATGAACTTAAAGATTATGATGTTGATGATACGTCTGAAGCTTTGGTTATATGCCTAAATCAGTTTTTCTCGGAATGCAGAGATACGCGAGATATTTTTGAAACCAACGTTCAAGAATTGACAGTTGAAGAAGTGGCTGCATTTAAGGAAAATTGTATTTTGGGATGGAGCGTTGGTCTAGAAATTCTAGGGCGGCTGTTATACTGTATCTATGACAAAGAAAACAATTATTTTATTGATGAAAAAACTTCAGAAATAGCTCAACTTGATTGGGCCAAAAAAAGTCATCTTTGGAACGGGAATGTTGTTTTATATAACCCAAATTCTGAAAATAAAAATAAGTCTTACAAAATAACAGCAAATGCTAGTGGGATAAGAATAGCAGTCAATACGGCAAAAGCTCATCTGGGATGGATATAA